A stretch of the Flavobacterium sp. 5 genome encodes the following:
- a CDS encoding TolC family protein, translated as MKKYITKTVIITILITTIISCTVSKDIETPKDAFPENFRNASVSKDTTSIGDLEWKNFFTEKDMIQLIDSAVVRNNDLQIATKNIEIAQYRFTQSKWNNVPQANLLVTASTSNPSDNSFTGRSLNQALGQNHIEDYSAGVSLSWEADIWGKIKNQKKGAFANYLQSEEVKKALQTTVVANVSKGYYNLLMLDAQLEIAKKNVQLIDSTTTIIKLKFDAGQVTSLAIQQSEAQKLNAAQLVPLLEQNISIQENALSVLTGSFPDSKKRSIVLSDIDVKNNAAVGIPSSIVSRRPDVKSAELALKTANANVGITKADLYPALKITAQGGLNSFESSNWFTIPASLFGTALGGLTQPLLNNKKLKTQYNIAVAEREKAVINFRQSVLVAVTEVSNALVTVEKLEQQQFFLQERVKTLNQAIKNSKMLFKNGMAEYLEVLSAQANLLQSELELADIKRQQLSANTELYRALGGGWK; from the coding sequence ATGAAAAAGTATATAACCAAAACCGTGATAATCACTATTCTGATTACCACAATAATATCCTGTACTGTTTCCAAGGATATTGAAACACCAAAAGATGCCTTTCCTGAGAATTTCAGGAATGCATCGGTTTCAAAAGACACGACTAGTATTGGTGATCTGGAGTGGAAAAATTTCTTTACAGAAAAAGATATGATCCAACTAATCGATAGTGCTGTAGTGAGAAATAACGATTTACAAATAGCAACAAAAAACATCGAAATTGCGCAATATCGATTCACACAATCGAAATGGAACAATGTACCGCAAGCTAATCTATTGGTAACCGCAAGTACGAGCAATCCTTCGGATAATAGTTTTACTGGAAGGAGTCTGAATCAGGCTTTAGGTCAAAATCACATTGAAGATTATTCAGCTGGAGTTTCACTTTCGTGGGAAGCTGATATTTGGGGAAAAATCAAAAACCAGAAAAAAGGAGCTTTTGCTAATTATCTTCAATCAGAAGAAGTAAAAAAAGCATTGCAAACTACTGTTGTGGCTAATGTTTCAAAAGGATATTACAATCTTTTGATGCTAGATGCACAGTTAGAAATCGCTAAGAAAAATGTACAGTTAATTGACAGTACCACTACTATCATTAAATTAAAATTTGATGCAGGTCAGGTAACTTCATTAGCGATTCAACAATCCGAAGCGCAGAAATTAAATGCTGCTCAGTTAGTTCCTTTATTAGAACAAAACATTTCGATTCAGGAAAATGCTTTGAGTGTATTGACAGGTTCGTTCCCAGATTCTAAAAAAAGGAGCATAGTTCTTAGTGACATTGATGTAAAAAATAATGCCGCTGTTGGAATTCCATCTTCAATAGTAAGCAGAAGACCTGATGTAAAAAGTGCTGAATTAGCTTTAAAAACTGCAAATGCAAATGTTGGAATAACAAAAGCAGATTTATATCCAGCTTTAAAAATTACAGCTCAAGGCGGATTAAATTCGTTTGAAAGTAGTAATTGGTTCACTATTCCTGCTTCCTTGTTTGGAACAGCTCTTGGAGGTTTAACACAACCATTATTGAATAATAAAAAATTGAAAACGCAATATAATATCGCTGTAGCGGAAAGAGAAAAAGCAGTTATCAATTTCAGACAATCAGTTTTAGTAGCAGTTACCGAAGTATCTAATGCTTTAGTAACTGTAGAAAAACTGGAGCAACAGCAATTTTTCCTTCAGGAACGTGTTAAAACATTAAACCAAGCCATTAAAAATTCGAAAATGTTATTCAAAAATGGAATGGCAGAATATTTGGAAGTTTTGTCTGCACAAGCGAATTTATTGCAAAGCGAATTAGAACTTGCTGATATAAAAAGACAACAATTATCTGCTAATACCGAGTTATACCGTGCATTGGGCGGTGGTTGGAAATAA
- a CDS encoding NADH:flavin oxidoreductase, with protein MSTNNLFTPFNLKTLNLKNRIVMAPMTRSFSPNGVPTDAVAAYYQKRAEGEVGLILSEGTVIDRPSSSNDANVPHFYGNEALKGWKNVIDGVHSAGGQMGPQIWHMGIMDNHHSGWVPPVPFEGPSGLNRPGFNNGNTMSEKDIENTIIAFGKAAADAKRLGFDTIEIHGAHGYLIDQFFNPETNLRTDIYGGKTIKERNKFAIEVVKEIRKQVGNDFAIIMRFSQFKPSDYNYKLAKNPQELDAWLTPLVDAGVDILHCSQRRFWEPEFERSDLNFAGWAKKVTGAPTITVGSVGLSGDFFSAFAGESSQPTSLDELTRRFDRGDFDLVAVGRPLLSDPNWAAKIKAGQTEQLVGFSKEALGELILE; from the coding sequence ATGAGTACAAATAATTTATTTACGCCCTTCAACTTGAAGACGTTAAATCTTAAAAACAGAATTGTGATGGCGCCTATGACGCGTTCCTTTTCTCCAAATGGAGTACCAACTGATGCAGTAGCTGCTTATTACCAAAAAAGAGCTGAAGGCGAAGTTGGTCTGATATTATCTGAAGGAACTGTTATTGACAGACCGTCATCATCTAATGATGCTAATGTCCCTCACTTTTATGGAAATGAAGCACTAAAAGGATGGAAAAACGTAATAGATGGCGTTCATTCTGCTGGTGGTCAAATGGGGCCGCAAATCTGGCATATGGGAATTATGGATAATCATCATTCGGGCTGGGTTCCTCCAGTTCCTTTTGAAGGGCCATCAGGATTAAACCGTCCAGGTTTCAATAACGGTAACACTATGTCTGAAAAAGACATTGAAAATACCATTATTGCTTTCGGAAAAGCAGCGGCCGATGCTAAACGATTAGGCTTTGATACTATCGAAATTCACGGTGCTCATGGGTATTTAATTGACCAATTCTTTAACCCTGAAACCAATTTACGTACTGATATTTACGGAGGAAAAACAATAAAGGAACGCAATAAATTTGCAATTGAAGTGGTGAAAGAAATCAGAAAACAAGTAGGAAATGATTTTGCAATTATCATGCGTTTTTCTCAATTTAAACCTTCTGATTACAATTATAAATTGGCAAAAAATCCACAAGAATTAGATGCTTGGCTTACACCTCTTGTTGATGCAGGTGTCGATATTTTGCATTGTTCACAACGTCGTTTTTGGGAACCTGAATTTGAACGTTCTGATTTGAATTTTGCAGGATGGGCTAAAAAAGTAACAGGAGCGCCAACGATTACTGTTGGTTCGGTTGGACTTTCAGGAGATTTCTTTAGTGCTTTTGCGGGCGAAAGTTCTCAACCTACCTCTTTGGATGAACTAACAAGACGTTTCGATAGAGGTGATTTTGATTTAGTTGCCGTTGGAAGACCTTTACTATCTGACCCAAATTGGGCTGCAAAAATAAAAGCTGGACAAACGGAGCAACTTGTAGGATTCAGCAAAGAAGCTTTAGGTGAATTGATTCTAGAATAA
- a CDS encoding phosphoglycerate mutase family protein — protein sequence MNKFFILFFLCLVYAYPQSKQGEISQSKHANSAVKSKTTTFILIRHAEKESNGDNPNLSGDGISRAEELRHVLNTVPISAIYSTPYNRTRQTVQSLAFERGIPITEYAAKNPAKQLIDEVLASYIGKTVVIVGHSNTVPEIIKTLTNGFNKITISESQYDNMFIITCQDKLDPIFMQLKYGKSTQ from the coding sequence ATGAATAAATTTTTTATACTATTTTTTCTCTGTTTAGTATATGCCTACCCTCAATCCAAACAGGGAGAAATATCGCAAAGTAAACACGCTAATTCTGCCGTGAAAAGCAAAACAACTACATTTATACTTATACGGCATGCTGAAAAAGAAAGCAATGGTGATAATCCAAATCTAAGTGGCGATGGAATCTCGAGAGCAGAAGAGTTACGACATGTTTTGAATACTGTACCAATAAGTGCTATTTATTCTACTCCGTATAATCGCACCCGCCAAACTGTACAATCTCTTGCGTTTGAAAGGGGTATTCCAATTACAGAATATGCTGCGAAAAATCCAGCCAAACAATTGATTGACGAAGTTCTTGCTTCCTATATTGGAAAAACGGTGGTTATTGTTGGGCATTCTAATACTGTTCCAGAAATTATAAAAACACTCACTAACGGTTTCAACAAGATTACTATAAGTGAGTCTCAATATGACAATATGTTTATTATTACTTGCCAAGATAAACTTGATCCCATTTTTATGCAGTTAAAATATGGAAAAAGCACACAATAG
- a CDS encoding DinB family protein produces METTANLKQNITEIFKELDEKLSSFSESQINKKPFEGSWTAGQLAQHLILGCSGLSKLCDGKTEKTDRDPSEKIDVIKSVFLNFDTKMQSPEFLYTEDKEYNQILLLLALQKIEQELLHISNNYDLTLTCLDFVIPSFGKLTIYEWIYFDLIHIQRHLKQLNTIFEKVTQH; encoded by the coding sequence ATGGAAACAACAGCAAATCTTAAACAAAATATTACCGAAATATTTAAGGAATTAGATGAAAAACTTTCTTCTTTTTCAGAAAGCCAAATAAACAAAAAACCTTTTGAAGGGAGCTGGACAGCGGGTCAGCTTGCACAACATCTTATTTTAGGATGTTCCGGTTTAAGTAAACTATGTGATGGTAAAACAGAAAAAACGGACCGTGATCCCAGTGAAAAAATTGACGTTATAAAATCGGTATTTTTAAATTTTGATACAAAAATGCAGTCTCCAGAATTCTTATACACTGAGGATAAAGAATATAACCAAATTTTATTACTTTTAGCATTGCAAAAAATTGAACAAGAGTTACTGCACATTTCAAACAATTACGATTTAACTTTAACCTGTCTTGATTTTGTGATTCCATCTTTTGGAAAACTCACAATTTACGAATGGATATATTTTGATCTTATCCATATTCAAAGACACCTAAAGCAATTAAATACAATTTTTGAGAAAGTAACACAACATTGA
- a CDS encoding DUF1440 domain-containing protein, with translation MKSKVGAIFLSGLIAGTMDILAATITYTVILQKTTAIKLLQSIASGIFKKEAYTSGPQMAWYGLGLHYLIATTFALFYFLIYPYVPLFRKNALLSGILYGIFVGVVMNLIVLPIVFPALPPRSLDFALVLAIVILIFCIGLPIAFIAKKYYSLNQ, from the coding sequence ATGAAATCTAAAGTGGGTGCTATTTTTTTATCAGGTTTAATTGCTGGTACAATGGATATTTTGGCAGCAACAATAACCTACACTGTTATTTTGCAAAAAACTACAGCAATTAAACTTTTACAATCTATTGCCAGTGGTATTTTTAAAAAAGAAGCCTATACAAGCGGTCCACAAATGGCTTGGTACGGCTTGGGTCTTCATTACCTAATTGCAACCACTTTTGCCTTATTCTATTTTCTAATTTACCCTTACGTTCCACTTTTTAGAAAGAATGCTTTACTTTCTGGAATTCTATACGGAATTTTCGTTGGCGTAGTAATGAATCTAATTGTACTACCAATAGTATTTCCTGCTTTACCACCCAGAAGCCTTGATTTTGCGTTGGTACTAGCAATAGTTATTTTAATATTTTGTATAGGGCTTCCAATTGCTTTTATAGCTAAGAAATACTATTCTTTAAATCAATAA
- a CDS encoding helix-turn-helix domain-containing protein, whose amino-acid sequence MTTIKTGELLTAYCTRKRIYKSALARKTGIDYQSLIKYLKSETLRLDILLKLSEGLSHNFIMDIAVQLPANYTTDAPIDQTAANKIEALERKIELLEAEKQVLIQLFGGKVGNL is encoded by the coding sequence ATGACAACAATAAAAACTGGTGAATTACTCACTGCATACTGTACTCGAAAGCGCATTTATAAAAGTGCATTAGCTCGAAAAACTGGTATAGACTACCAATCGCTTATAAAATATCTAAAATCGGAAACCTTACGACTAGATATCTTACTAAAACTTTCGGAGGGTTTGAGTCATAATTTTATAATGGACATCGCAGTTCAGCTGCCAGCAAACTATACTACTGATGCGCCGATAGACCAGACAGCAGCCAACAAAATCGAAGCTTTGGAAAGAAAAATAGAATTGCTGGAAGCTGAAAAACAAGTTTTAATTCAGCTGTTTGGAGGAAAAGTCGGAAACCTATAA
- a CDS encoding site-specific integrase: protein MNWSAKIVHHDNKERIAVYFEKNIQLIERIKQFEDARWSQTLKAWHIPNTEENRIRFKIIPLSHSIPSAEGIENIEKFKQWLRSKRYSENTLGTYSEALKSFLVFYREKPVAQITNEDVIIYNNEYIIKNNLSASYQNQIVNAIKLFFATVLETKIEIDKLHRPKRIKVLPNVLSKEEVKTLLNAHSNIKHKTMLSLIYSCGLRCGELLALQPVHIDSKRNIVLLKNSKGKKDRIAPLSPKILEMLRDYYTLYKPTVFLFEGRQKGVAYDARSLQNVLKSALQKAGITKPATLHWLRHSYATHLLESGTDLRYIQELLGHNSSKTTEIYTHVSTKSIQQIKSPFDDL from the coding sequence ATGAATTGGTCCGCAAAAATTGTACATCATGACAACAAAGAACGCATAGCTGTTTATTTTGAAAAGAATATTCAACTAATAGAACGCATTAAACAATTTGAGGATGCAAGATGGAGCCAGACCCTAAAAGCATGGCACATTCCTAACACAGAAGAAAATCGAATACGATTTAAAATCATACCTCTCTCCCACTCTATTCCTTCGGCCGAAGGAATAGAGAATATCGAGAAATTTAAACAATGGCTACGTTCCAAACGATATAGCGAAAACACGCTTGGCACGTATAGCGAAGCCTTAAAATCCTTTTTAGTTTTTTATAGAGAAAAACCTGTGGCTCAGATTACAAATGAGGATGTTATCATCTATAATAATGAGTATATTATAAAGAACAATCTTTCGGCCTCTTATCAAAACCAAATCGTAAATGCGATAAAATTATTCTTTGCAACCGTCCTTGAAACCAAAATTGAGATCGATAAACTGCATCGTCCCAAACGAATTAAAGTTTTACCAAATGTATTGAGCAAAGAGGAAGTCAAAACGCTACTGAATGCTCATAGCAATATTAAACACAAAACAATGCTATCCCTTATTTACAGCTGTGGCTTGCGATGTGGTGAATTATTAGCTTTACAGCCTGTACATATCGATTCCAAACGAAACATTGTATTGCTTAAAAACTCGAAGGGTAAAAAAGATCGAATAGCACCACTAAGTCCTAAAATACTCGAAATGCTTCGTGATTATTACACCTTATATAAACCAACGGTCTTTTTGTTTGAAGGGCGGCAAAAAGGAGTAGCTTATGATGCACGCAGCTTACAAAATGTTTTAAAGTCTGCTTTGCAAAAAGCTGGAATTACTAAGCCTGCAACCCTACATTGGTTACGCCATAGTTATGCCACCCATTTATTAGAAAGCGGCACCGATTTAAGGTATATTCAAGAATTATTAGGTCATAATAGTAGCAAAACTACCGAAATATATACTCATGTAAGTACGAAAAGTATTCAACAAATTAAAAGCCCATTTGATGATTTGTAA
- the dcm gene encoding DNA (cytosine-5-)-methyltransferase, whose amino-acid sequence MNVLEKISIKEFDGKNYQVKLVEPYDKALITHYLHNYHNGVSKHYKKDAVKILNNFVEYKQVEEKINIVAEDALQQLLFEVENVPFPTPKNYTFKFIDLFAGIGGFRLAMQNVGGKCVFTSEWETSAQKTYRENFGEIPFGDITKERVKNYIPQEFDVLCAGFPCQAFSIAGNRKGFADTRGTLFFDIEQIIEKHKPKVVFLENVKNLVSHDNGNTFKTIISVLEDKLGYKVFTKILNSMTHANIPQNRERIFIVAFDPNQVENFANFQFPSEIKLTKTIHDILEKGKQADNLYYKEDHAYYPELEKAMTSKDTVYQWRRVYARENKSNVCPTLTANMGTGGHNVPLIKDDFGIRKLTPKECFLFQGYPENYILPNLANSKLYMQAGNSVTTTLIERISDEIIRVL is encoded by the coding sequence ATGAACGTATTAGAAAAAATAAGTATTAAAGAATTTGATGGTAAAAACTATCAGGTAAAACTTGTTGAGCCATACGATAAAGCACTAATTACACACTATTTACACAATTATCATAACGGAGTTTCAAAGCATTATAAAAAAGATGCAGTGAAAATTTTAAACAACTTTGTTGAATACAAACAAGTTGAAGAAAAAATAAATATTGTCGCAGAAGACGCTTTGCAACAACTTCTTTTTGAAGTTGAAAACGTTCCGTTTCCAACTCCAAAAAATTACACTTTTAAATTTATTGACCTTTTTGCAGGAATTGGCGGTTTTCGTTTAGCAATGCAAAATGTTGGTGGAAAATGTGTGTTTACAAGCGAATGGGAAACATCAGCTCAAAAAACTTACAGAGAAAATTTTGGCGAAATTCCATTTGGAGATATTACAAAAGAACGTGTTAAAAATTACATTCCGCAAGAATTTGATGTATTATGTGCAGGTTTTCCTTGTCAAGCCTTTTCAATTGCAGGAAATAGAAAAGGATTTGCTGATACAAGAGGGACATTGTTTTTTGACATTGAGCAGATTATAGAAAAGCACAAACCAAAAGTTGTATTTTTAGAAAATGTGAAAAATTTAGTTTCTCACGATAATGGAAATACGTTTAAAACAATTATTTCAGTTTTAGAAGATAAATTAGGTTACAAAGTTTTTACTAAAATTTTGAACTCAATGACACACGCAAATATTCCACAAAATCGTGAAAGAATTTTCATTGTAGCATTTGACCCAAATCAAGTTGAAAATTTTGCTAATTTCCAATTTCCTTCGGAAATTAAATTAACAAAAACTATTCACGATATTTTAGAAAAAGGCAAGCAAGCAGATAATTTATATTACAAAGAAGACCACGCATATTATCCAGAACTTGAAAAAGCGATGACTTCAAAAGACACAGTTTATCAATGGCGTAGAGTTTACGCAAGGGAAAACAAAAGTAATGTTTGTCCAACTTTAACGGCAAATATGGGAACAGGCGGCCACAATGTACCGCTTATAAAAGACGATTTTGGAATTAGAAAATTAACTCCAAAAGAATGTTTTCTATTTCAAGGTTATCCCGAAAATTACATT